AGCCCGCGCCGGCGCCCGAGCAGGAGGCGGCCGCGCCCGGGCCCGCTGCGGGCGGCGAGGCCCCCAAGGCCGGCGACGCGGGCACCGAGAGCACGGGCGCGGCTGACGGCGCTGCGCCCCAGGAGAAGGGCGAGGCCAAAAAGACTGAGGCTCCCGCCGCCGGCCCCGAGGCGAAAAGCGACGCGGCCCCGGCGGCTTCAGACTCTAAACCTAGCAGCGCGGAGCCCGCGCCCTCGTCCAAGGAGACGCCCGCGGCCTCCGAGGCGCCCAGTTCCGCGGCCAAGGCCCCCGCGCCCGCCGCGCCCGCCGCCGAGCCCCAGGCCGAGGCACCCGCCGCCGCCAGCTCCGAGCAGAGCGTGGCCGTCAAAGAGTAACCGGGACAGCCTAGCCAGAACCGACGACGCCACCCGCAAACGACCTGTCTCacgctctctctgtctctcactctgtcctctctctgtctctctatcctaTACTAACTTGTTTCAAATTGGAAGTGAGGATATGTATTGCCCaagggattaaaaacaaaaagaaaagaaaagaaaaaaataaagaggatgTGTCCcatcaggggagggagggggcggggagaatCCAAATAGTATTTTTGTGGGGAAATATCTAATATACCTTCAGTCAACTTGACCAGTCAGTCCTGGATTTTAGAGATCATTGTCTGAAAGTACATCATCTGTACCTGAACCGCTGTCCCCTAAGGCTCCATCCTTAAAAACCCCCAGCATCTCTCCCACGATGCAGCTGGGGAGGGAGGCGTTTGATTCTGCCCACAGGTCCAGTGCCAAGGCAATCAGATCTTTATGAAAGCAGtattttctgtgtttccttttttaatttacagccttttcttattttgttggtatttttttaACGTTCGTGGATGAATGCCAACTTTCAGACGGAGCCCACTTAGCTTGTCCACGTGTATCTCAATGCCAACCCTCCATTCTTCCTCTCCAGATATTTTTGGGAGTGACAAACATTCTCTCATCATATTTAGCCTACCTAGATTTCTCATGACGAGTTAATGCATGTCCGTGGTTGGGTGCACCTGTAGTTCTGTTTATTGGTCagtggaaatgaaaaaaaaaaaaaaaaaaaacaaacatctgCGTTCACTGCAGCGCCAGTTTTCTTCCATCTGTGTCTTAGACACCAACACACCACCCattggaaaatggaaaaaaaataaaaaaacaaaaaaaatgtacaatGGATGCATTGAAATTATATGTAATTGTATAAATGGTGCAACAGTAATAaagttaaacaaataaaaagtagtaATGCCTCTTGactttcttttcccctccttttcGGGAATGTAGGTGTTTTTCCTGAGTACAACTGAATGAAGGTAAGACCTAGGATCCTCAAGTGCTCCTCACTagtattcttaaaaacaaaacaaaacaccccaaacaGTGGGATCTGTTTCAGTTATCCCCTAAGATGAACAGGAAAAACCATCTAAGGACCCACACCCAACCGTGGTGTGGGTGCGGTTATTAATGCTTTAAAAGAGCGGATATTGTGGATGAAATATTAAATGATAACCAAGAGCTGTCTTGAAGGCTGGGAAGGATATTATAATCTTTTAGAAACATCCTAAGTGTATACATTGTGAAGCCATGGGGCAGCGTCTATGCCTGGTGACTGGAATACCGTAATGGGACCATAGCCAGGAGAAAGCTGCTGGTGGCTCCCACCTTAGCCAGACCTCGCTTGCTTTGGCTTCAAAGGAACATGAACTTGTGATCTCTAAGACAAGGTCCCTTTGATAGCTGAACTACGTAGAAGTTTGTGCACATGCCCGGTAGCCATGTATACCACAGGCAGATGTGCTAAGTTGTCACCCCTTGATGACCCCTTTACTGGAATAGTGACCGTCTGTGTGCTCAGGGCGCCCACACATGGGGAAGAGGCTGGAGAAAGTTGTACAGACTCGGCATGCACATCAGTTTGTGAGTGTAAGAAAGGAAGTGATTGCCTCTCGAATCTCTGAGAGATTAACTTGGGTGTTTTCCAATCCGATACCGGAAAccacttaaaaagaaagaaaggaaggaagaaagaaagaaacctagcCATTGTAGGGACTTCTCAGACCTGAATCAGGGAAAtgtccagaaaaataaataacaggtTCATCTTTTAGAGGGTCACTTAAGTTTCTGGTAGAATTTGTGAAGGCGGTGAGATGCACATGACACAGCGGACCTGAATGCGTCTGGCTCCATTGCTCTGGGTTacacaaagaggagagagaacccCTCTAGATATTTTCTGAGTGCCTGGAATCAGTACCACACCTGGAGAAGCAGAAATGATGGAGTTGGACTAGTTGATGTACTTTCCAAGTTCAGGCCATGCCCAGGACCTCTCGGGGCTCTTGCTTTTTTAGTGATTTTGAACTCTTAATGCATGACAGCACAGCAAGCACAAATATGTAAAAGCATTAATCATCAGCCAACTATATTAGGTAAGCAAACCAGCAGGGATCTCCAGAGTaagcacaaatatataaaaatcatttgCGTATTATGGCAGTGACAGGGTCAACAAACTGGGAGAcatttatgaaattaaaattaaaatatttattaaattttataaatttaaattttttttgaaaaatgagttAAATTTATCAACTACTGTGAAGCAGTTATGAATATTGAATGCCATTCATTTATTGCAGTAGAACATGCTTTGTTGGAAGTGATACTTAATAGACTCACTTTCTCCTCCGGTTCACAGGATTTGGGGTGAGAAGAATCAGCAGGGAATCTCAAGCTAATATTTACCATCCAGAGTCCTTGCAGAGGATAAGTGAAGTGAGGTGACGTTCCTCAGCTTACGTGCTGAAGGGTGTGGCATAATTAAAATCTGAGCTACATCTAGTCATTTATTTCCTAACTGTTAACATATTCGAGCAAATAAAGAGATGTGGTCACCACCACACAGAAGATAGTCATTTCAACATGATCAAAGTATGTGGCTTTAGATTTCATCATCCTTTAAAGACCCTAACTATCGATGTAGTTTGAAACGGTTGTTTATATTCAGCAGAATACCTAGAATGTGGAAATGACTGTCTCGACCAGGGAGGGAACAGTGTTGAATATTCACATTAAGTTGGGATTTACCTAGGTCATTCCCCCCTTAAAAGTGACTTGAAGTGAAGGCCCAGTGCCTAGGCTGTGTTGAGCCAGCCCCATCTGTCTGTGAACACATGTTTGCTTCACGAAGGTGGGCACATCTGAATGTTTTCTGAAGGCGCAGTGGCTCTGGGGCTCACGTTGGCTGGGTGCTGGTTTGTATCTTGCAAAGGGGGACATGAATAGGGAAATGAATGTTTCCAAGGTTCTAGGTTTGTCCTTCCTCTTTGGAGATCTTGTAGCTGACGTTGAATGTTGGAGACAGATGCAGGTTCACAAGAGATAGGCTGTGCCATGCCTCCTGGGATGGTCACCCTTAGGCACCCTTCCAGCCATCTTGGAAGAGGAGTTATTACAACCTCCATTTTTCATGGGGCACCTTCTGCTTCCTGGAGTCAAGACCCAGGCTGGGAAGGCAGGAAGAACATGCTTCTCAACTACCTGACATGATCTAGACATTCTCTGGCTGCCTATGCCCAGGTTATGGATTGGTACCCGAAATCTGGTTTCATGGAGCACCCTGGAACTTTAATCTTCATCGAGGGAAACACTATAGCATCCTGGAACTCACGTTCCTTACCAAGACAGGCAGCATAACCACTAAAGTCTACCACCCTTGAATGAAGCATCGGTTTCATATTGTTCCTTCTAGATCTCAGAGTTTGACATGCAGCTAACtccaattatttcatttattggagaaaatatctgtttagaaaacctaccaatttattttttatttttatctacatcCCAAACACTGTTCCCCCCATCCCAGAGGCCTTCCCCATctgtccttcccctctcccctctgagAGGGCAGGGTCCCCTGAATATCCCCCcatcctggtgcatcaagtctctgccagagtaggcacatcctctcccactgagggcagcTGAGGCAGCCTTGTTGGGGAATGCATACCACAGGttacagctttagggatagcctGTCCTCCAGTTGTTGGCGGAGGGGctacatggagactgagctacacatctgctacatatgtcccAGGGGCCTCGCTCCAGCccgtatttgtgttcttttacttATCAAACTTTTAATTTTGGCATTGTTCCAGTATTGGTGAGATCTGTCACCATCATTTAGTTTCAGTCCAGCCTTTCGACAGTAACATTgctgaagtattttattttatatctattttaaCTAATTTGCACGGTGTTGAAAACTGTATTCTCAGGGGACAATCTTACATATGTATCATGGTGGTGTCATCAGTAGTTTTGGGATTCATACCAggggtgttttttgtttctttggggttttttgtttttgtttttgttttgttgttgttgacacagtcctatatagtcctggctggcctggaactcatcatatagaccaggctggttgcgaactcacagagatctgccaaatgctgagactaaaggcatgtgtcaccattcCCGGCCAACAGTAGCTTTGCAAAAAAAGCTATGGTTACTTTCATTTGAACagggagtattttttttttcctttttctgctaAGCAGTtgatatttaaagtattttagcTTGGGGATGGCTCTTTAACAACAGCGTTGTTATTtcaacccccaccacacacacacacacacacacacacacacacacacacacacacacacagctgatgGAGAAGTAGAAAGAGAAATCTAGCAGGTTTCCGTGACAGTTAGGTATGTCATTAGTTTTGAAATAAGCCATTTTTCATCGTGAGGTTATAGGCCTTCTGACTTCTTAATGACAACATTTTCAGTGGTATATGAAACCTCAGAGGCCGGGGACTGGCCGGGTAGTTATTCTTTCCCCCTCATTCCCGGTGTCCACGCGAGCAGTTTCCACTGCGGAGCCTCGAGCTTCCCTGCACATCTGTATTCAAGGAGATTCCACGACCTTGGAAACAATAGAGTGCTGTTGGGTTCATGAACACACAACGCTACAGCACATACCTTTGTGTCTCACCCACCCCCATGGCATGCAAACATTGCATTTGCTTCttctcattttttgttgttgttccaaagtaattttatatttctCCTGGGTTTTCTCCTCCGGGACTCAGGAAATTCACTTTTAATGCTACATATAAATCAACGGACATTatctaacttcttttttatttttcccttttgcttCCCTCAGGTCAGTGGGTTAAAACACCAGGAGGCGAGGGACAGATTACCCTGCCCAGATTTGGAATCATTTAGCAAACACTTGatcttgctttctttcattcagcttcccccccccccccccccacacacacatcttccAAGATTTAAAGGACTAAAGCTTTCTCAAGAAAATGGGGCCTTCACATTAAACAGAAATGTATACTCTATTAATCACTAACCAATTTCGAATAATAATTAAACAAGACATTTTTAGTTTACAAGCTTCCCAGTATACAGAAACAACTAAGACTTTAAacctaatttaatttatttatacatcTGTTTGACTTCTAAAATGATATAGTCTAAAATCCTGACATCCAAACACTAGAAAGAAAGGCTCGGCATTGGCAACCTCGCCATCTTTTTGCCTTTTAAGCTGCGagtttattaaaatagaaaatgtttgaATAGGCACCAAAGATCCCTGGCTGGTCGTGGAATGATAAACCTTGACTTCTGGTAACTTAGAGTCACAGAACCTGAAACCCAGCTACACGATGACAGTGCGactcagagaagaaaaggaaaagaaggcacCTGTGTTGCCTTGAGGAAAGTATGTTGACTTGTGACACACTTCTGCTGACAAAAGAAGTGGGGGtggttgggagtgggggggggggggtgaaaaagagaaaagagaaattccTGAGCCTTCCACCTGAAGAGAAAGCAATTCCCGTTGTTAATGGAAGCAAAAGACTATGCTTCAGTATTTCACTGACAGAAACAGCCGGTTTTTGAGTTTTGCCAAGAAAAGGATGGCATGCCTCATTGCAAGGGCTTTAGCATAGGCTTGGGGAATTTGACTTGACAGGTAAACCCCATTAAAAGAAACGACTCTGGGGTTCCAGAGCGGCACTGAGTAATCTCTGTCCTGCTCAGCCTTGGTGGTGCAGACATCCAAGAATAGAGCTTGCGCTCAGCCGGAACCACCCACTTCAGCACCCAAGTCTGACTAGTATGCAAATCCCCCAGAgggtatttaaatttttttttaaagctaagaaTAATAGAGACTGTATTTTGCTTGCTATCTATTCAGCTGCCTTCTCTTCCAGGAGCTGAAATTGCCTTGGCATTCAGAGCAAATTCTAgcttttcaaaacacacacacacacacacacacacacacacacacacacgatccaAGATCTCCCCAACAATATACCAGCAAGAAGATGAACTACTAGAATCATATAAGGACAGTTGCTTACATGTCTGAGGCTAGTCGAAACTTCTTTATAacaaatttgtcttttatttgttgTAACTGTTTTCTCCACATTTTGTCAAGGGTTTTACTTTTTGTTGGTTAATCTTGTCCCATTTACTCACTGCTTGTCGCCgcggggctacatgcttacattGGATTAGGACGATAAACAAGCACAAACACCTTGAATGTATCATtctttacacatttatttatctttatttcatgtgcatggtTGTCATGCCTGCATTTATATATGTACCTGTTGTGGTTATAAAAATCAAGAGCtattaagatatgttctatgggggtgtggtgaggtgtgggggaaggggtgcctcagagggcccatgccaaggcatcccttctcccCGAGGGACTGGCCACAGGAcgctatagtatagaatagagtttattcagggcattggGAGGgtagttaagagggtagtagaggcagagagagggagagagagggagagagtagagaagtagaggccggccatgaccacgtggaaagagggggaagggaaaggggagagagaaaaagcccaagagggcaaaagagaagcaagcaggaaacaggggagagagaggagagagagagagagagagagagagagagagagagagagagagagagagagagagagagagggaggagggggcagcagcagtgggccaggcctacctggctgttgccagg
Above is a genomic segment from Apodemus sylvaticus chromosome 16, mApoSyl1.1, whole genome shotgun sequence containing:
- the Basp1 gene encoding brain acid soluble protein 1, which translates into the protein MGGKLSKKKKGYNVNDEKAKDKDKKAEGAGTEEEGTPKESEPQAAADATEVKESAEEKPKDAADGEAKAEEKEADKAAAKEEAPKAEPEKSEGAAEEQPEPAPAPEQEAAAPGPAAGGEAPKAGDAGTESTGAADGAAPQEKGEAKKTEAPAAGPEAKSDAAPAASDSKPSSAEPAPSSKETPAASEAPSSAAKAPAPAAPAAEPQAEAPAAASSEQSVAVKE